In a genomic window of Mucilaginibacter sp. KACC 22063:
- a CDS encoding TonB-dependent receptor: MTTQRLQPLYIFLSIILLGFSFHTAYAQTGTIRGTVTTADGQPAEAVTVGIMNSSIGTITNEAGRYQLNKVKSGTYTLRVSAVGLQTEEQSVTVTKGIVTINFMLKESANALKEVSISDRKRKYKVDEPSPTLRLNEPLVQIPQNIQVVTADQIKDQQIYNMLEGASRNVSGLTMQEHWGNYARVNARGDRLAPFRNGVNLEASWGPLNEDMAFVDRIEYVKGPAGFMLANGNPSGFYNVVTKKPTGVNRQSFDFSAGSFNNYRATADLDGLLTKDGKLQYRLNLMGQLAESYRPYDFTNHFGVAPVLRYKFDNKNTLTAEYTYQFQRMNAFGTAYLFSTKGYASLPRDFTNAPANSPATNIYDQSAFLTYEHKFSDKWKFTAQGSYFNYKQVGYSYWINSILDNGDVNRSLGLWDASNRIKNLQAFFNGEVQTGWLKHRILGGVDLGDKYYIADYSRSVSLDPTTPFNIFNPDNSAVNWPAFDRSQPLSQRGIGTATSQKYQSVYVQDELGFFDQKLRLTLAGRFTHATVVDPYAGTSASRKVTPRIGVSYSIDPNTSLYGVFDQAFIPQTGNIFGGGSVKPITGNNLEGGIKRDWFDGKWSTSVSVYRILKNNQLVADPDRPNTPYVVQLGQTKTHGVEFDARGEIVNGLSLMANYAYTNSEISKDTDPNNVGNPVPGFAKHVTNTWLTYRIQHGELKGLGFSAGYQWQLHRLPWSLGSGTADLPNYFRTDAGASYQWKKFNLSVVVNNVFNKYLYSGGHEDYLNPEGKTVYTWQAEAPRNIRASIGYRF; encoded by the coding sequence ATGACAACACAACGACTCCAACCACTTTACATCTTTTTATCAATAATCCTTTTGGGATTTAGCTTTCATACAGCCTATGCGCAAACAGGTACTATCAGAGGTACGGTAACTACCGCAGATGGCCAGCCAGCCGAAGCAGTAACCGTAGGTATCATGAACTCTTCTATTGGTACTATTACCAACGAAGCAGGCCGCTATCAGTTAAATAAGGTAAAATCCGGTACTTATACTTTGCGTGTTTCAGCCGTAGGCTTACAAACAGAAGAACAATCCGTAACGGTAACTAAAGGCATTGTTACCATCAACTTTATGCTTAAAGAGAGCGCCAACGCTTTAAAAGAAGTTTCCATCTCTGACAGAAAACGCAAATACAAAGTTGACGAACCGTCGCCAACCTTGCGCCTTAATGAGCCGTTAGTACAAATCCCTCAGAATATCCAGGTAGTAACTGCAGATCAGATTAAAGATCAGCAGATCTACAACATGCTGGAAGGTGCTTCGCGTAACGTAAGCGGTTTAACCATGCAGGAGCATTGGGGGAACTATGCACGTGTTAATGCACGAGGCGACAGGCTTGCACCTTTCAGAAACGGCGTAAACCTGGAAGCAAGCTGGGGGCCGCTCAATGAAGATATGGCTTTTGTTGATCGTATAGAATACGTAAAAGGCCCGGCAGGTTTTATGTTAGCTAACGGCAATCCATCGGGTTTTTATAATGTGGTGACTAAAAAGCCCACAGGCGTAAACCGCCAATCTTTTGACTTTAGCGCAGGTAGTTTTAACAACTACCGTGCAACCGCAGACCTGGATGGTTTGTTAACTAAAGATGGCAAATTACAATACCGCTTAAATTTAATGGGTCAGCTTGCAGAGTCATACAGGCCGTATGATTTTACAAATCACTTTGGTGTTGCCCCGGTTTTGCGTTATAAATTTGACAACAAAAACACCCTGACTGCTGAGTATACTTACCAGTTTCAGCGGATGAACGCTTTTGGTACTGCATACCTGTTCTCTACAAAAGGCTATGCATCATTACCACGTGACTTTACCAATGCGCCGGCAAACAGCCCTGCAACTAACATTTACGACCAAAGTGCCTTTTTAACTTACGAACATAAGTTTAGCGACAAATGGAAATTTACCGCGCAAGGTTCTTACTTTAACTATAAACAAGTTGGCTACAGCTATTGGATCAATAGCATACTTGACAATGGAGATGTAAACCGCAGTCTTGGATTATGGGACGCCAGCAACCGCATTAAAAACCTGCAGGCATTTTTTAACGGCGAAGTACAAACCGGCTGGTTAAAGCACCGCATTTTAGGTGGTGTTGACCTCGGTGATAAATATTACATTGCAGATTACAGCCGTTCAGTATCACTTGACCCTACAACTCCCTTCAATATTTTCAACCCGGATAATAGTGCTGTAAACTGGCCTGCATTTGACCGCAGCCAGCCACTTAGCCAACGTGGCATTGGTACTGCAACTTCGCAAAAATATCAATCGGTTTATGTGCAGGACGAATTAGGCTTTTTTGATCAAAAGCTTCGCTTAACATTAGCAGGCAGGTTTACCCATGCCACGGTAGTTGATCCTTATGCTGGAACGAGCGCAAGCAGAAAAGTAACGCCACGTATTGGTGTTAGTTATTCAATTGATCCTAATACTTCACTTTACGGTGTGTTTGATCAGGCATTTATCCCACAAACAGGTAATATTTTTGGTGGTGGCTCTGTAAAACCTATCACCGGCAATAACCTTGAAGGTGGTATTAAACGCGATTGGTTCGATGGAAAATGGAGCACTTCCGTTTCTGTGTATCGCATTCTTAAAAACAACCAGTTGGTTGCCGACCCAGACAGGCCTAACACACCATACGTAGTGCAATTAGGCCAAACTAAAACTCACGGTGTTGAATTTGATGCACGTGGTGAGATTGTTAATGGGTTAAGTTTAATGGCTAACTACGCATATACCAATTCAGAGATTTCAAAAGATACAGATCCAAATAATGTTGGTAACCCTGTACCTGGCTTTGCTAAGCATGTAACCAATACATGGTTAACGTATCGTATACAACACGGAGAGCTCAAAGGGCTTGGTTTTTCAGCAGGTTATCAGTGGCAACTACACCGCTTACCGTGGAGCTTAGGTTCTGGTACTGCTGATCTGCCAAACTACTTCCGTACAGATGCCGGTGCATCATACCAATGGAAGAAATTTAATCTTTCGGTTGTAGTGAATAACGTATTTAATAAATACCTGTACTCTGGCGGCCACGAAGATTACTTAAACCCTGAAGGCAAAACTGTTTATACCTGGCAGGCAGAAGCGCCGCGTAACATACGTGCAAGCATTGGCTACAGGTTTTAA
- a CDS encoding hydrogen peroxide-inducible genes activator gives MTIVQLEYIVAVDTYRSFVAAAEKCFVTQPTLSMQIQKLEDTLGVKIFDRSKQPVIPTEIGNDIIAQARVLLAEHQKIKEIITDRQKELSGELKIGIIPTVAPYILPRIITTFIEKYPQVKLIVWEQTTAQIIQQLKLGMIDCGILSTPLHEPMLTETPLFYENFVAYVSKNSRLSKKKSIVSEDIDLEELWVLNEGHCMRDQVLNICQRRKSTKGFQHFEYNTGSIETLKRMVDQNSGSTILPELAITELTDKQLDKVRYFKSPEPAREISIVTQKNFVKRRMIEALKAEILDFIPKRLKNKKKKEVIEI, from the coding sequence ATGACGATTGTACAACTCGAATATATTGTAGCCGTTGATACCTACCGCAGTTTTGTAGCCGCAGCAGAAAAATGCTTTGTTACTCAGCCTACCTTAAGTATGCAGATACAAAAGCTGGAAGATACACTTGGTGTTAAAATATTCGACCGCAGCAAACAACCGGTCATACCTACAGAAATAGGCAATGATATTATTGCACAGGCACGGGTGCTTTTAGCAGAGCATCAGAAAATTAAAGAGATCATTACCGACCGGCAAAAAGAATTATCCGGTGAACTGAAAATCGGTATTATACCTACCGTAGCGCCTTATATCTTGCCCCGTATCATTACAACCTTTATCGAAAAGTATCCGCAGGTGAAACTGATTGTGTGGGAACAGACCACAGCGCAGATCATTCAGCAACTTAAACTGGGAATGATAGATTGCGGTATATTATCTACCCCTTTGCATGAGCCCATGCTGACTGAAACGCCTTTGTTTTATGAAAACTTTGTGGCTTATGTATCTAAAAACAGCAGGCTTTCTAAAAAGAAAAGCATAGTATCAGAAGACATAGACTTAGAAGAATTATGGGTATTGAATGAGGGACATTGTATGCGCGACCAGGTGCTTAACATTTGCCAGCGCCGTAAAAGCACAAAAGGCTTCCAGCATTTTGAATACAATACAGGTAGTATAGAAACTCTTAAAAGAATGGTTGATCAAAACAGTGGCTCTACTATTTTACCCGAACTCGCCATTACTGAACTCACTGATAAACAACTGGATAAGGTACGTTATTTTAAATCGCCTGAGCCCGCCCGGGAAATCAGTATAGTCACTCAAAAGAACTTTGTGAAACGCCGTATGATCGAAGCTTTGAAAGCGGAGATCCTTGATTTTATCCCCAAGCGTTTAAAGAACAAGAAAAAGAAGGAAGTAATAGAGATTTAA